In the Cellvibrio sp. KY-GH-1 genome, AAATTTTCAGGAAGAGTTTGAGTCTTAAATTTTACCATAACGGCGGTTTGCTTCGCGAAGCACGCCCTACGTTTACAAATTAGAAAGAGTATGTAATGGCTTCAAAATTTTATGTGGTATGGGCAGGGCGAGAGACTGGGATTTTTACGGATTGGCCTACGTGTAAAAAACACGTCGATGGTTTTGTCGGGGCACGTTATAAATCGTTTTTAACGCGTGAAGAAGCCGAAGCGGCTTTTGGTGGTGCAAAGCCTACTGCTGGAACGGGACCTGCAGCGTCGAGCGGTGCGAAAATCAAAACTTATAATGCAGCGGAAGTAAATGCATTACCGGTAGATGTAAAAATATTTACCGATGGCGGTTGTGAGCCAAACCCCGGTGAAGCGGGTTCCGGGTTGGCGGTTTATCGCGATGGGAAATTGGTTGAGCTTTGGTATGGTTTGTACAACCCCATGGGTACTAACAACACCGCCGAATTGAATGCATTACACCAAGGTTTGTTATTGGCAAAAGATGAAATTGCCAAAGGCAAAACCGCAGCGGTTTTTTCTGACTCGCAATATGCCATCCAATGTGTCGTGCAATGGGCCATCGGTTGGGAAAAAGCGGGTTGGAAAAAGAAAAGC is a window encoding:
- a CDS encoding ribonuclease H family protein, which codes for MASKFYVVWAGRETGIFTDWPTCKKHVDGFVGARYKSFLTREEAEAAFGGAKPTAGTGPAASSGAKIKTYNAAEVNALPVDVKIFTDGGCEPNPGEAGSGLAVYRDGKLVELWYGLYNPMGTNNTAELNALHQGLLLAKDEIAKGKTAAVFSDSQYAIQCVVQWAIGWEKAGWKKKSGEIKNLELIKEIYFLHQTLKDKVQVLHVNGHVGVQGNELADRMSILAIESRETDFSLYREPLDVTAILATRAG